The genome window CAATTCGCAATTAAAAATGAAATAGGATATGACAAACTCTATGAATACATGGGATTTGCAGATTCCTACTTCACAGCAGCTATTGGGGCAATTCCTGAAATATTCTTCGAAGACATCGACCGCGATGTTCCTGGATGGTGGGATTTCAGAATGAATCTTGATGAAATCAGAGAAGAATTAAAACTTGATCCTCCTTTAATGCCATCTGAAGAAGTAATTGATGAAGTAAGTAAAATCTTAACAATTACTGGTTTTAAGGACAAAATAGAAAAAATTAGAGCAACACAGGAGCAAAAACAATGAAATCCATTCCTGATAAAAATATTCTTCTATTTAGAAGTTGTCTTGTTAGTGTTGAATACCCTGGTGTTGAAGCATCAACTAAATTTGTATTTGATAAATTAGGTGTTGATTATGCAATATCAGAAAAACAAACCTGCTGTACAGGACTTGGACATTATTCAGATGTATTTGACCAGGTAGACACAACAGCTATAGGTGCACGTAATTTTAAAGTAGCTAGTGATTTAAATCGTAAAAATCTAGTTATGATGTGTGCAACATGTTATGCAATCAACAAAAAATCAGTAAAATTACTCAACACTAAAGATGA of Methanobacteriaceae archaeon contains these proteins:
- a CDS encoding 4Fe-4S dicluster domain-containing protein — translated: MQKITDSPIDFAEKIIEDVKNSKEDGVLKCVQCGMCTSTCPAAMHSDYNPRDIIERVLEGDLTILEDDCIWNCFYCYTCHSVCPVGNSVCEVNQILKQFAIKNEIGYDKLYEYMGFADSYFTAAIGAIPEIFFEDIDRDVPGWWDFRMNLDEIREELKLDPPLMPSEEVIDEVSKILTITGFKDKIEKIRATQEQKQ